In the Alphaproteobacteria bacterium genome, GAGAAGATGCGGCCGGTGGGCCGATCATCAAGGGCGCCGGCATCAAGGCAGAATGACAGTGAGAGTGCGTTAGCTCCGCGCCGCCCACACGATCAGCCCGAGCATCAGCACCAGCACGACGATAAGGCACGCGAGCCCGAACATCACAAAGGCCACCGCGCCGATCGCGGTGCCGAGGAAGAAACCGATCCCGAGCGGGATGAGATGGCTCAGGCGCTCACGCGCGGCGGCGAATTGCGCGGCCGCCTCCGCGTCGCCCCGGCGCTTGCCATGCCAGCCGAGCAAGAGGTCGCCGGTGTCGATCGCGAACAGCGTGGTGTTGGTCGTCATTACGTTGGTCGAGGCGACGCCGGGCATCAACAGGCGCACCGCAGCGCTCTGCACGCCCATGGCGGAGAGCCCGAGCATCGCGGCGAGCACGGTCGCCGGCGCATTCGCGTCGCGCATCGGCGCGGTGAGGCCGA is a window encoding:
- a CDS encoding YoaK family protein: MPIPRIVPALLSFTAGFVDACTFLALFGLYVAQVTGSFVVFGSGLVAHEEGFVIKVLAIPMFFAAGVSATIFAAVLRRRGHAPLPYALALECTLLAAFLALGLTAPMRDANAPATVLAAMLGLSAMGVQSAAVRLLMPGVASTNVMTTNTTLFAIDTGDLLLGWHGKRRGDAEAAAQFAAARERLSHLIPLGIGFFLGTAIGAVAFVMFGLACLIVVLVLMLGLIVWAARS